The Pleuronectes platessa chromosome 11, fPlePla1.1, whole genome shotgun sequence genome includes a window with the following:
- the nkx2.1 gene encoding homeobox protein Nkx-2.1 has product MSMSPKHTTPFSVSDILSPLEESYKKLSMENNNLGAPLTSYRQPQVSQAAMQQHHMGHNGTVSAAYHMTAAGVSQLSHSAMGGYCNGNLGNMGDLPSYQDGMRGSANGWYGANPDPRFSTISRFMGSSSGMNMGSMGSLSSLADVGKGMGSLSSTPRRKRRVLFSQAQVYELERRFKQQKYLSAPEREHLASMIHLTPTQVKIWFQNHRYKMKRQAKDKVSQQQMQQDGGSCQQQQQQQQSPRRVAVPVLVKDGKPCQGTGHTPTSSAQTHHQQGGNVMIMSNNTSGLGQHQGGQVGSTGHSPDLAPHSSSPPSLQGQVPGLSHLNSPGSEYGSALQCSALLYGRTW; this is encoded by the exons ATGTCGATGAGCCCTAAGCATACGACTCCTTTTTCTGTTTCCGATATCTTGAGTCCCCTCGAGGAGAGCTATAAGAAATTAAGCATGGAGAATAACAACTTGGGGGCACCTCTCACTTCTTACCGGCAGCCGCAGGTTTCCCAGGCGGCGATGCAGCAGCACCACATGGGCCACAATGGGACTGTGTCTGCGGCTTACCACATGACTGCGGCAGGTGTCTCTCAGCTGTCACACTCGGCCATGGGGGGCTACTGTAACGGCAACCTGGGCAACATGGGTGACCTGCCGTCGTACCAGGACGGCATGAGGGGCAGCGCCAACGGCTGGTACGGAGCCAACCCGGACCCACGCTTCTCCACCA TTTCTCGCTTCATGGGTTCGTCGTCGGGCATGAACATGGGCAGCATGGGCAGCCTCAGCTCCCTGGCGGACGTGGGCAAAGGCATGGGCTCCCTGTCCAGCACCCCGCGGAGAAAGAGGCGAGTGCTGTTCTCCCAGGCGCAGGTGTACGAGCTGGAGCGGCGCTTCAAGCAGCAGAAATACCTGTCGGCGCCGGAGAGGGAGCACCTGGCGAGCATGATCCACCTCACCCCGACCCAGGTGAAGATCTGGTTCCAGAACCACCGCTACAAGATGAAGAGGCAGGCCAAAGACAAGGTGTCccagcagcagatgcagcagGACGGGGGCTcctgccagcagcagcagcagcagcagcagtccccGCGGAGGGTGGccgtgccggtgctggtgaagGACGGGAAGCCGTGCCAAGGCACCGGCCACACGCCCACGTCCTCCGCACAGACGCACCACCAGCAAGGGGGCAACGTCATGATCATGTCCAACAACACGTCCGGCCTCGGGCAGCACCAGGGCGGGCAGGTGGGCAGCACGGGCCACTCTCCGGACCTGGCCCCGCACTCCTCCAGTCCCCCGTCGCTGCAGGGCCAGGTGCCCGGCCTGTCGCACCTCAACTCCCCCGGCTCAGAGTACGGCTCGGCCCTGCAGTGTTCCGCCCTGTTGTACGGCAGGACGTGGTGA